A stretch of the Conger conger chromosome 3, fConCon1.1, whole genome shotgun sequence genome encodes the following:
- the LOC133123866 gene encoding LOW QUALITY PROTEIN: mitogen-activated protein kinase 9-like (The sequence of the model RefSeq protein was modified relative to this genomic sequence to represent the inferred CDS: inserted 2 bases in 2 codons), with translation MTEGEGQFCSVQVGDSTFTVLRRYQQLRPIGSGAQGIVCSALDVVLGIPVAVKKLSRPFQNQTHAKRAYRELVLLKCVNHKNIIRLINVFTPQKSLEEFQDLYLVMELMDASLCQVIHMDLDHERMSYLLYQILCGIRHLHSAGIIHRDLKPSNIVVRSDCTLKILDFGLARTACTNFMMTPYVVTRYYRAPEVILGMKYKENVDIWSVGCIMGEMVKGSVIFQGTDHIDQWNKVIEVLGTPSLEFMSRLMETVRNYVMNKPQYPGVNFAELFPDWAFPSESEHDKIKTSQARDLLSKMLVIDPXCRISVQEALNHXYIHVWYDPAEADAPPPLICDKQLEEREHTIEQWKELIYEEVIDWEERNKNGVMREDSGDAAVNSSGAPSQSSSINDFSSMSTEQTLASDTDSCSIDALPGALDDCQ, from the exons ATGAccgagggggaggggcagttCTGCAGCGTGCAGGTGGGCGACTCCACCTTCACCGTGCTGAGGCGCTACCAGCAGCTGCGCCCCATTGGGTCTGGAGCACAGGGCATCGTCTG ctCGGCGCTGGATGTGGTTTTGGGGATCCCCGTGGCGGTGAAGAAGCTGAGCAGGCCATTCCAGAACCAGACGCACGCCAAGCGGGCGTACCGCGAGCTGGTTCTGCTCAAGTGTGTCAACCATAAAAAT ATTATTAGGCTTATCAATGTCTTCACACCACAGAAGTCGCTGGAGGAATTCCAGGATTT GTACCTGGTGATGGAGCTGATGGACGCCAGCCTGTGTCAGGTGATCCACATGGATCTGGACCACGAGAGGATGTCCTACCTGCTGTACCAGATCCTGTGTGGCATCCGCCACCTGCACTCCGCTGGGATCATACACAGG GACCTGAAGCCCAGTAACATCGTGGTGAGGTCTGACTGCACGCTGAAGATCCTGGACTTCGGATTGGCCAGGACGGCCTGCACCAACTTCATGATGACGCCGTACGTGGTGACGCGGTACTACAGGGCCCCCGAGGTCATCCTGGGCATGAAGTACAAGGAGAACg TGGATATCTGGTCTGTGGGCTGCATCATGGGAGAGATGGTGAAGGGCAGCGTCATCTTCCAGGGGACAGACC ACATTGACCAGTGGAACAAGGTGATCGAGGTTCTGGGCACGCCCTCCCTGGAGTTCATGAGCCGCCTGATGGAGACGGTGCGGAACTACGTCATGAACAAGCCTCAGTACCCCGGGGTGAACTTCGCCGAGCTCTTCCCCGACTGGGCCTTTCCCTCCGAGTCTGAGCACGACAAGATCAAGA CCAGCCAGGCTCGAGACCTGCTGTCCAAAATGCTGGTGATCGACC AGTGCCGCATCTCTGTGCAGGAAGCCCTGAACC CCTACATCCACGTTTGGTACGACCCGGCTGAGGCAGATGCG CCTCCCCCGCTAATCTGTGACAagcagctggaggagagagaacaCACCATCGAGCAGTGGAAAG AACTGATCTATGAAGAAGTGATCGACTGGGAAGAGAGAAACAAGAATGGAGTGATGAGAGAAGACAGCGGAG aCGCAGCGGTGAACAGCAGCGGCGCTCCCTCCCAGTCCTCCTCCATCAACGACTTCTCGTCCATGTCCACGGAGCAAACCCTGGCCTCCGACACCGACAGCTGCAGCATCGACGCCCTGCCGGGGGCGCTGGACGACTGCCAGtga